A section of the Oncorhynchus gorbuscha isolate QuinsamMale2020 ecotype Even-year linkage group LG04, OgorEven_v1.0, whole genome shotgun sequence genome encodes:
- the isca1 gene encoding iron-sulfur cluster assembly 1 homolog, mitochondrial has product MSASMVARATVRAVSKRKILATRAALTLTPPAVNRIRTLLENKPEYIGLKVGVRTRGCNGMTYTLDFTKQKDQADEEVLQDGVRVFIEKKAQLTLLGTEMDFVESKLSSEFVFNNPNIKGTCGCGESFNI; this is encoded by the exons ATGTCTGCCTCGATGGTGGCGAGGGCGACGGTCAGGGCTGTCAGTAAAAGAAAGATATTAGCTACAAGAGCTGCTTTAACTCTG ACTCCTCCTGCTGTGAATAGGATCCGGACCCTCCTGGAGAACAAGCCAGAATAT ATTGGTCTGAAGGTGGGTGTGAGGACAAGGGGCTGTAACGGTATGACCTACACTCTGGACTTCACCAAGCAGAAGGATCAGGCTGATGAGGAGGTGCTGCAGGATG GTGTCCGTGTATTTATAGAGAAGAAGGCCCAGCTCACTCTGCTGGGGACAGAGATGGACTTCGTGGAGTCCAAGCTGTCCAGTGAGTTTGTCTTCAACAACCCCAACATCAAGGGTACCTGTGGCTGTGGAGAGAGCTTCAACATCTGA